One Ricinus communis isolate WT05 ecotype wild-type chromosome 2, ASM1957865v1, whole genome shotgun sequence DNA segment encodes these proteins:
- the LOC8280532 gene encoding flavin mononucleotide hydrolase 1, chloroplatic isoform X1, whose translation MALVLRVTAATPLSSSRLSTKMALRPTSSNKTTSNVSFTSKKGGGRKLPILLFDIMDTIVRDPFYHDIPNFFGMSFEELIECKDPTAWIEFEKGFIDEIELSKKFFKDGRPFDLEGLKNCMSRGYSYMDGVEDLLCDLKQNNYEMHAFTNYPNWHTMIEEKLNVSTYLSWMFCSSLYGKRKPDPAFYLEVLRNLKVDPTNCIFVDDRQRNVEAATEVGIIGLHFKNAKVLREDLFRMGIDISIEHRKAHD comes from the exons ATGGCATTGGTCCTGAGAGTAACCGCTGCAACCCCGTTGTCTTCTTCAAGACTCTCCACCAAAATGGCTCTGAGGCCAACTTCCTCAAACAAGACGACTTCCAATGTTTCCTTCACTTCAAAGAAAGGTGGCGGTAGAAAGCTCCCCATCCTCCTTTTTGATATAATGGACACCATCGTCCGCGACCCTTTTTACCATGACATCCCTAACTTCTTTGG GATGTCTTTCGAAGAACTGATAGAATGCAAGGACCCAACCGCATGGATAGAGTTTGAAAAGGGGTTTATTGATGAG ATTGAGCTGTCCAAAAAATTCTTCAAAGATGGAAGACCTTTTGATTTGGAAG GGCTCAAAAATTGTATGAGCAGAGGATATTCCTACATGGATGGTGTTGAAGACTTGCTTTGtgatttaaaacaaaataactaTGAGATGCATGCTTTTACAAATTATCCCAATTG GCACACGATGATTGAGGAGAAGTTAAATGTTTCAACATACTTATCCTGGATGTTCTGTTCATCTCTATATG GAAAGAGAAAGCCTGACCCTGCTTTCTATCTAGAAGTGCTGAGAAATCTTAAAGTTGATCCAACAAACtgcatatttgttgatgacag GCAGAGAAATGTAGAGGCTGCAACTGAAGTTGGTATTATTGGCCTACATTTCAAAAATGCGAAGGTGCTGCGAGAAGATCTCTTTCGGATGGGGATTGACATTTCAATAGAACATCGGAAAGCACATGATTAG
- the LOC8280535 gene encoding agamous-like MADS-box protein AGL80: MTRKKVKLAYISNDTARKATFKKRKKGLMKKVSELSTLCGVDACAIIYSPYDAQPEVWPSAIEVQRVLSQFKNMPEMEQSKKMVNQESFLRQRIGKANEQLKKQRKDNREKEVTQVMFQSLTGKTLNNLNMMDLNDLGWIINQYLKDIYKKVETVSKEINRQVTAAPPPPSPPPQQLPPPSGPAQAIAEVAPSQQAAERQAFEVNMEAMQRQQWIMDLINPHENMGFIGDEMMLPFGDHNHNSLWSNAFFP, encoded by the coding sequence ATGACTAGAAAGAAGGTGAAGCTTGCGTACATCAGTAATGACACTGCAAGAAAAGCAACCttcaagaaaaggaagaagggtCTAATGAAGAAGGTGAGCGAGCTAAGTACCCTTTGTGGTGTTGATGCTTGTGCAATTATATATAGCCCTTATGATGCTCAACCTGAGGTTTGGCCTTCTGCTATTGAGGTCCAACGCGTGCTATCTCAGTTCAAGAACATGCCTGAAATGGAGCAAAGCAAAAAGATGGTGAATCAAGAGAGTTTTCTCAGGCAAAGGATTGGAAAAGCCAACGAACAGCTCAAGAAACAGCGCAAGGACAACCGTGAAAAGGAGGTAACACAAGTCATGTTCCAAAGCCTGACTGGAAAGACCCTAAATAACCTGAACATGATGGATTTGAATGATCTTGGATGGATCATAAATCAATACTTGAAGGATATTTATAAGAAGGTTGAAACAGTTAGCAAAGAGATTAATCGCCAGGTGACAGcagcaccaccaccaccatcacCACCACCGCAACAGCTACCACCACCATCTGGGCCAGCTCAAGCCATTGCTGAGGTTGCACCATCACAGCAGGCAGCAGAGAGGCAAGCATTTGAGGTAAATATGGAAGCCATGCAGAGGCAGCAGTGGATAATGGACTTGATCAACCCCCATGAAAATATGGGGTTTATAGGGGATGAGATGATGCTTCCTTTTGGGGATCATAATCATAATTCTCTTTGGTCTAATGCCTTTTTCCCTTGA
- the LOC8280532 gene encoding flavin mononucleotide hydrolase 1, chloroplatic isoform X2, translating into MALVLRVTAATPLSSSRLSTKMALRPTSSNKTTSNVSFTSKKGGGRKLPILLFDIMDTIVRDPFYHDIPNFFGMSFEELIECKDPTAWIEFEKGFIDEIVIHRHTMIEEKLNVSTYLSWMFCSSLYGKRKPDPAFYLEVLRNLKVDPTNCIFVDDRQRNVEAATEVGIIGLHFKNAKVLREDLFRMGIDISIEHRKAHD; encoded by the exons ATGGCATTGGTCCTGAGAGTAACCGCTGCAACCCCGTTGTCTTCTTCAAGACTCTCCACCAAAATGGCTCTGAGGCCAACTTCCTCAAACAAGACGACTTCCAATGTTTCCTTCACTTCAAAGAAAGGTGGCGGTAGAAAGCTCCCCATCCTCCTTTTTGATATAATGGACACCATCGTCCGCGACCCTTTTTACCATGACATCCCTAACTTCTTTGG GATGTCTTTCGAAGAACTGATAGAATGCAAGGACCCAACCGCATGGATAGAGTTTGAAAAGGGGTTTATTGATGAG ATTGTGATTCACAGGCACACGATGATTGAGGAGAAGTTAAATGTTTCAACATACTTATCCTGGATGTTCTGTTCATCTCTATATG GAAAGAGAAAGCCTGACCCTGCTTTCTATCTAGAAGTGCTGAGAAATCTTAAAGTTGATCCAACAAACtgcatatttgttgatgacag GCAGAGAAATGTAGAGGCTGCAACTGAAGTTGGTATTATTGGCCTACATTTCAAAAATGCGAAGGTGCTGCGAGAAGATCTCTTTCGGATGGGGATTGACATTTCAATAGAACATCGGAAAGCACATGATTAG